TTGGCAGGTGACAAGGTGTTGTAGTCAAACTCAGAGGGAAAAAAGGAGTGGACGAGGGCACAGAAAGCCATGCCATTGCTCCAACTGGCTGAGAAGTTCTGGATGTCGATATTctgcagagaaagaaaaataaaaagaggaaaatcTAAGCATGAGGGAGAAAAGCtgaaagaattaaaagaaaaattatccAGCTTGTAAAACTAGCAGGCAGCTTGTTGCAGCTTCATAGAGGCAGATTCATCGTTCACTGTCTAGCCCATAATTATGATGCGTAAAACAGACGTTCCTCTCCTCCACTGGTTTCAGACACTTTTGAGAGTTTGAAATCATGCCATGCAAAGGCAGCACTTTATTAGTCTGGAGTTTTGCTTAAATGGAAACGTAAGATGTCAAGTAATCCAACCAGCATCCTTCTTAGTGGTGGCTAAATCACTGTAAGAGCCTGGGCTTTCCCACATAAGCAAAACCACATGGAGAAGCTGGCACAAGCTGCTGTTAAGGCAAGGGCTGAAGAGTACAACAATGAATCCGGACAAAACAAACGACTGTattctaaacattttaaatcttaCCTTGAGTTTAGCGGACCATTCAACAGACTCCACACCATCGCAAAAGCtgtgtgaaaaactaagtacacccttgctGTGTCAAAGGGATTTAACAGGAAAAGTAGTTTTCAGACGCTGCCCATAAAATATATCAAACTGTCATAAATGTGAACATCTTTACAACAGCAAGTGTTTTTGCAGCTTGCTTCTCTGGAGGATACAGATGTAACCCGAGGAGGAAAGACATAATTAATGACCCTAGAGCTGCCCATTGACCAGGGTGAGGTTAAAGGGCCAttttcaaacacatttaacTCCATTATTCTGAGACAGAAAGAGTATTCACATGTAGGAAACATTTAGCTTTGAATTCTTCCTAAGAGTGAACATCCCTGAAATGTCACCTCGTGATTAGacaatacagtgccttgcgaaagtactcggcccccttgaactggtcaacctcttgccacatttcaggcttcaaacataaagatataaaattcaacttttttgtgaagaatcaacaacaagtgggacacaatcgtgcagtggaatgaaatttgttggatcaaacttttttaacaaataaaaaactgaaaagtggggcgtgcaatattattcggcccctttactttcagtgcagcaaactcactccagaagttcagtgaggatctctgaatgatccaatgttgtcccaaatgactgatgatgataaatagaatccacctgtgtgtaatcaagtctccgtataaatgcacctgctttgtgatagtctcagggttctgttcaaagcgcagagagcatcatgaagaccaaggaacacaccaggcaggtccgagatactgttgtggagaagtttaaagccggatttggatacaaaaagatttcccaagtttaaacatcccaaggaacaccgtgcaagcaatcatattgaaatggaaggagtatcagaccactgcaaatctaccaagatccggccgtccctctaaactttcatcttgaacaaggagaagactgatcagagatgcagccaagaggcccatgatcactctggatgaactgcagagatctacagctgaggtgggagagtctgtccataggacaacaatcagtcgtacactgcacacatctggcctttatggaagagtggcaagaagaaagccatttctcaaagatatccataaaaaagtctcatttaaagtttgccacaaaccacctgggagacacaccaaacatgtggaagaaggtgctctggtcagatgaaccaaaatcgaactgtttggccacaatgcaaaacgatatgtttgacgtaaaagcaacacaactcatcaccctgaacacaccatctccactgtcaaacatggtggtggcagcatcatggtttgggcctgcttttcgtcagcagggaaagagaagatggtcaaaattgatgggaagatggatggggccaaatacaggaccattctggaagaaaacctgttggagtctgcaagagacctgagactgggacggagatttatcttccaacaagacaatgatccaaaacataaagccaaatctacaatggaatggttcacaaataaacgtatccaggggttggaatggcctagtcaaagtccagacctgaatccaatcgagaatctgtggaaagagctgaagactgctgttcatgaacgctctccatccaacctcactgagctccagctgttttgcaaggaagaatgggcaagaatttcagtctctcaatgtgcaaaactgatagagacataccccaagcgacttgcagctgtaattgcagcaaagggtggcgctacaaagtattaacgcaagggggccgaataatattgcatgccccacttttcagttttttatttgttaaaaaagtttcacacatccaataaatttcattccacttcacgattgtgtcccacttgttgctgattcttcacaaaaaatgttttattttatatctttatgtttgaagcctgaaatgtggcaagaggttgaaaagttcaagggggccgagtactttcgcaaggcactgtatgttgcTGACAGAAGGTGCAAAGAAATAACAGACTATACATGTCTCTGTTAGTCTAGTAAACCTTTAGGTTTATGACAACACAATTAGAAAAAAGATCAACAAGaatttgtcaggatctgccattttggtctttgtttttgtttactttgccgtTAAGaggttttccctgttcctttgacTAGTAGTTCACCTTTGTCTAGTTCATATTTGCTTATATACTTGTGTTTATGTGTTTCTTTTATATCTATTTTCTTCCCCAAGTTTGttatttagtttagttctcttttgtttgttccttatttttatttccttcctgTCAGGTTTTATTTAGTTGTGTTTGTTGCTTAGTATTGCAATTAGGTTTTTCCCATGTCCTTAGATCTAGTTGTTGCTTCCTTCTAGATTTAGTTACCATTTATGTTCACtaatttttagatttattatttAGCCTAGTTCCTCGTGTCCCTGTCTTCCCAGTTAGTATTTTGATGCCTGTATTTATGTTTATACTTTTCcttagatctgtttccctgagtgTCTTTAGTCTAGTTTCCCCCATGTGTTCCCCTGTACCTGTAGCCATAGCAACATTATcttcctcagttccctgcagctgGTCCTCACACCTGTTCACTATTCAGTTGATTACCTGTCTCCCcgtctcattggttcatacaCCACCACTCTCTGTATATAAGCTTGTTCATCTGTATTATTCCTTGCTGGTTCCTCTTGTGACTTCCATGGACTTTACCCTGTACTTGTTACCCAgtctgttctttgtttgttgctCTATGAACTGCCAATCAAGGCAAGTTTGCTGACGACTACTTTGTTCCTGTTCTGAAccctgcctgtaagtcttgttCAGCTATTCATTAAAGAACAGCTATCACTTACCGCCATGCTCCTCGGTTCTGCTCTGCCTGTGGGTCTACCAGAATTGTTTGTTTGGAAGGGCTAGAGGAGAAAGCCTCCAGTGTCAAAAATGAATATGGCACCACTTCTAAGGTTTTTAAGGTTGCATCTGAATGACCCACAGGAGTTGTGAAATAATGTCCAGTAGGAGAGGTGCTTGGACATTAATCCATCATTagaaaaaccaaacaaagcATATTAACAGGCACACCTCATACCAgctgtcaagcacagtggtggaagggtgatgatttgggcttgttttacaCAAACAGGACCATAAGCTTCTCTTTATTCAAAGGTATTTTACAGTCAAATATGAGCCCTTCTGTCCAACTGTTGAAGAAATGCTGAAGCTTGGCCCAAACTATGTCATCAATGGAACAATAACCCTAAACTGAGCTGCAGATCTACAGCAGAACAGATGGAAGTGGTGTGGTGGCTCATTAAAGACCAGACCTTAGCCTGAGTGAAATTGTATATTATCACACAGCTTTTCTACATTATTTTGACTTGGCTTTAGTTTAATTAATACTGGCATAGTAGAATATGTTGTAGGTTTGTGTACCCTTGAAGACTGACCTAAAAGATTTTAgaaagtggtaaaaaaaaacacctaactTACATATGTTCTGATACATAAAGTCCTAGAAAAAGAGCACGCACTCTCTTTTTGCGTGCCGGTAATTTTCTGTAATTgtaattgcaaaaaaaacatgcatcacTAAAGATGATGATATgtaaatacaaaagtaaacggTGTCCAGAGGGGATTTTGATTGAAACAAATCCTTACTCCCACAGCCCTGTGTTTGACAGCTGATATAGGGTCTTTTCTCAATGTCTGGTTGTCTTTAAGTTTGTGAATCAAGGCCAATCTTCTTTCCTTTGATCTCATCTTTCTCATCTGTAAAGGAAAGTGGCCCTAAATTTCTGCACAGCATTAGAAGAGACAGCTCAAAGGTCAAAAGATCAATACTCTAAGGTTTCGCTCTCTAAaatggttctacaagctgctgaactATAACATTTTCACACACTGCTGCTGCATTTTGGCTTGGTATGGTTAAAATCTGTTGCTTGTATGCCACAGATGTTTTACCTGGTAGCCTACGGTTTTGGAACGGCACCATTCAAGAAGAATCTGCTTGATGCTGCTGGCGGTCGACACACCAAAACTTTGAGAACGCTTTAGCCCTGCTGGCTTAGGGCAACTGCACACAAGGGGCATAAAAAAAGATGCATAACACAGTGATGTCCAAGCACTAGCTGCTCCCAAAAACAGACCAACACAGCACTGCCTTACACTCACCTGTTACCGGCTTCACAGTCTAATCTTTCGAATATCGATCTTCGAGCCTGAGCGCCGATGCTTCGAGGGAGAGTCTGTGATCTCACCAACTCGTGCCTTCTCTCTCCCACTTGGCCGAAGGGTATGTCCTTGCTTTTGTCACTGTCTCTGCAGGATGCATTAGCGTCACATAAAGGAATACAAATGTCATTTGTCCTAAAGGTTTCTGCCTCACCACACACTCACCTGTCATGCTTCAGTAGCCCTGAATAGGTCACAGACTTAGCAGGAACTGAGTTTGCCTTCCCTGGTGAAGAGATCCATCAAACGAAAATGAGTTGTGGTGTTTTTTAATAATGAATATaacacactgtaaaaaaaaaaaaaaaaacactcaccgTGGAGATTTGAAGATCCCAGAGTCCGGGCAACTGTAGGGGTCCACATCTTGGCAAGTGATGCTGGCAACAAGAAGGCCAAAATAATTTTGGCTCAGAAGATTTTCCAAaagcagatatatatatatatataatgtttaaaaggaaaaaaaaagatgttggtTAAATGTTTAGATGATTAGACTTTCACACACCTGGTTGGAGGGCTGAACCCTCTGCTGGCTGTGGACGAGAGGTGCTGGGTACTGACTGAGTGTTGGGTGAAACCTCGGAGCATGGGGACATAGAGCCAACAGGGCTGCTGGGGGAAATGGTCGAAGTCTTGATTTCAGCTGTCTTGGTTGTAGCTGTGATGGGGAGGTGGGGCATCCGCAATGTGACAGGTGCTGCATATTCAAGAGGGCCATCCATGGGTGGGGAGATCTTACCATGCACCAACACCAAATGTTCTGGtagaaaacaataatttcaGGTAAACCGAGTCCAGCTATGAGTGAAAAAAGAAACCACAACATAAATATTGAGATTGTGCACAATAAGGCAAACAGGAATAGAAAACCAAACATAATCTgactttaaaattaatttaattgaaaaatcTTTGCTCACGGGGTAGAAATGAGTGCGTTTTGTGATCTGGTGCCCTCAAGTGGccggaaaaaaaaacaacttttattcatttttatctgtTGGCAATTTATTTCATGATTTTGAGCACATAATAATTACATCTGTTATCCACCATGACTAGCAAGTTTTCTTTAACAAATTGCTTGTACATGTCCAGcagacattttgtttaattaatgaTTTAATCACTAATTTAAATCTGATTGTTATAAATTTAGGGCTAAACttattatcttattttaaaCTATGTCATATTTTTGTTTGAGTAATTAAATCAAGTTGATTCTCCAACTTAGTAGTTGACATGTAGCTTTACCCAGTTGGCTAGTATTATAGTTTCATAACTTATTTTTATAAACCTAAAATAATGATTCCTTCCCTGAAGTACACAAGAGAATATGATTTGTTACAAAAATTAACCCATATCTACAGTCAATTTTAAACCACTGGTTAAGCTTTGCATGTTTTGGAAGCTAAATcttttgaaaacagaaaatgtttggagTAACACAAAGTATTCATATTTGAATAatcctgtgttttgctttctttttaatttaatagTAAAAGGGACTACCCTGTGACCTTTACTCAGAAATTTCAGTTCAGTTGAATGTATGAATGAAACTCCAGTTTACACTAAAATTCAACAAAAGAAGTTCCATAGATTGCCTTTAATGTAAATTTACTCAAGTTAGTTACATCTTATTATAATCCGGTTCATAAATGACCGGTTCtagaaatatttaataacagATTAAATCTTTACATCTCCTTAGAGGACGAGTAGTCCACAATAATTACCTCTTTGGGTACTTTTATATAATTGTACATTAGAGAAAGTCTGTATAGTAAAATCTAATTCTGAGCAAACCAAGTGGTTCTTTAATGTGACATCCCTGTTGGATTTTTAATTACCAGTTGCAGCAGCATGCCCATTCTCCTgtcctgtttgtgtgtgtgttgggaggGGGTCGACCTCTATTGGCTCTTCCCGCTCGATGCTCTGAAACACGCATGGAGTCATAATTAACAACATACAAGTAGCCTTTCATTGATTTTAATGGGATATGAAGTCATGTTTGACCTTTGACGATCGAGGGTGGAGTCATTTCTCCACCTCAGAGCAGGCTGGAACACAATTTGGAAACTCTTCATCTTACATCTTCCACAGGGAATGATGCTGCGTTTACACCACTGACAGCTCTGTCAGAGAAATCTAAGTGGCTCATTAAATCAGCTTTGGATCAGAAAGTTGGAGGTAAAACATCTCGGCATATATCAAAGGCCCTTTACAGAAGGCGTGAGAAGCAGCACGATGTTCTGTTGTGTTTCTACCTCCACCTCTTGAGATAAGACTCAAGAAGTTTGAAGTTAGGCAACATTGTCACTGATGTCCTGGTAGGAGATTTGTCCCTCTTGTTCTGAAATCTgaagttttgattttattttattaaatgaaaaaccCAGATTTCTCAtgcctttctttccttttctaaCCAAAACGTACAACTAAGCAGCAGCTCAGCATAATCTGGAAGATACACTTttatctcacacacacagagctgCTGACCCACAGGGGGATAAGCTGTCACTTTCCATGTGGTCCTGTCACATAGATACAGAGCTTACAGAGTTGATAACCAGCCCATTTAGCACAGAACAACACCATTGGGGTCAAAGTGCACTGGTGAGTGGTGTAACATTTTCACAAGCTCAGCACCAAACCAGATGTCACTTTATACATTTGTTTGTTCACAGTGTATCTGGACTTCCTGTTCTCTTACTCAGTAACACAGAAGATCCTCCTTTCTGCCATCAAATAACCTGCAGAGGAACAGGTGGGGAAATTAAAAGCCAAGCTTCTGCACATTCCACCACTGATTATTTCACCACTCAGTTTAGTGTTTGGATAGTTTCAATGTGCCGGGAGGTTTAGCTGCAGCATATGGGTATAAAACATGAAATGATTCCAGAACCGTCAGCATCCAACACCATGCTAACAACTTCACTTGTGTTATGACTGAGGCATGAACAACAAGAGAACTGTGCCAGAACTGACCCTGCCACAGAAATACTACTGCAGCCACAATAAGGTTTTGAGCTAATGGATTCCAATAACCTTCAATAGGgtcacattttaaaatggccACAAAAGCAGCTACCATCAAATGCTGTTTGATGATAGCTAGTCTCTGAATTTGTGTCCCTGGTTGCTAACCTGATCCCTAAACATCCTGTTAGCTTCTTTCACCAGATGTACTAGAGTTTTTTGTTTACTCAAAAATATCTGGACACCATAGCTggaaataattttataaatgCAAACGGTATAGAGGgaacaatattttaaataaattaaacatccaGGGTGCAGCAAAGAATAtactaataaatgtaaaaaggaaTTCAAtactttaaaagattaaatacaGCATATGGAGGCAATTCCCTGTACAAGAATGAATGCAGGAGTTACAAATGGAACCATTTTAATACTTTAGACCAAACTGAgcttagaaaaataataaatgaaccaAAGCCTAAACCAACCACAACCCCTcagcacatgcacacacatggaataataCAATATTCTGCTCATGCTGTGAGATATCATGTCGTGCTCACTTGAGAAAATTGCTCCCAGTGTAAATGTGCGGCTGTTTGGTTTATCTCATCATGTAGGAATGCTGACGGGTCATGAGCGTTAAAATAAGGCAAGAAAAGACTGTGTGGTTCTGTGAGCGTACGCCTTTGGTGAGGTGTTGTTGTTTCATAAAGTGCTATGGACTCACTTAATGAGGGGGAAAGAGCACGTTTCTGCAGAATAAAGTATACTGGATATATGGAGGAAAAAGTGAAGTGGAATCATTTTTTGCTGCATGTTTGGAAACGATATAAAAGGTCAGTGAGCTGGAATAGCGAGGTGGAGACAGCTGGTTGTTCCAGGACACAAATTGTTCTCTGGCTTTGGGTAGGGGAGCTCTCTGAGCTTTAATACTCAACTATTCTTCTTGGGtcagaaaaggaaaacatgatagCGGACACAATAAGGCTTCTGTAAACTCTCTGATCTCTCAAGGTCCAATTTGCTGGCAGAACGCACTGGTCATTGCTCCACATTGGTCAAGGTTGAGCAGAAGGTGAAGGACCACCTGGATTCATTATATTTATGCAAGCAAGTGTTTAAAGGTGCTCACACAATAACAGTAATAAATATAGGGTTGGTCTACTTTAGAACATTAGAAGAAATCCCTTTAATTGGTATTAGGTTTTATTAATCAGCTGGATGTctgatgttttaaacattaTAGACACCCTGAGAAACATCTAAATCTTTTCTTAACAATGATTGGACTCCTGCTATGTGAATGTCATCATACATTTAAATGGAGATTATTAAAAGGGATTTgcgtgttttctttttaaccaagcaggccaggaaaaaaatcaaagcaaTGCTCTTCTCAAGGACAGTAATGAGGCCAATTGGCTAAATAATGaggctaaataaaatccagtgcaactatcTGCTTACAGTTGGCCAGGCCTCCCACTCCTGTCTACAGCTGATACAAATGCTGCTGCATGATTTTTAATTGGTACAACCAAATGAGAGCACTTAACTCCAGTTTTAGCatcccttcattggcttcctgttCAGTTTCGAATCCATTTtgaaatacttttatttgtttttatgtctctTAGTGATCTTACCCCTGCTTATTTGTCTGAGCTGCTTTGCCCTTATATGCCTTTACGTGCTCTGATCGG
This genomic window from Girardinichthys multiradiatus isolate DD_20200921_A chromosome 18, DD_fGirMul_XY1, whole genome shotgun sequence contains:
- the smtnl gene encoding smoothelin, like, which codes for MEAPTLALMEDLCHLRSPSPEGETVCAALVRYENTLRDAIREIHAEVSTFKLDIERRCDETANLSGPLGRAVVQLQQENQQLRNQLEALTRQVELLNGLTCEQKVTINRHNQNHKNELHDIHQNHQDVKEVIYGKGQASTQSQAHHIIQNFTLENQTQPSNSLSSQSSPSTTRASPSSPTSSNSPPVGSRGSSMIMNPGMSSSPSITRFSSRATFAVSSKTNSIEREEPIEVDPLPTHTQTGQENGHAAATEHLVLVHGKISPPMDGPLEYAAPVTLRMPHLPITATTKTAEIKTSTISPSSPVGSMSPCSEVSPNTQSVPSTSRPQPAEGSALQPASLAKMWTPTVARTLGSSNLHGKANSVPAKSVTYSGLLKHDRDSDKSKDIPFGQVGERRHELVRSQTLPRSIGAQARRSIFERLDCEAGNSCPKPAGLKRSQSFGVSTASSIKQILLEWCRSKTVGYQNIDIQNFSASWSNGMAFCALVHSFFPSEFDYNTLSPANRKHNFELAFGTAEAKAGCDRLIEVEDMMIMGHKPDPMCVFTYVQSLYNHLRKFE